A single Leptospira barantonii DNA region contains:
- a CDS encoding class I SAM-dependent methyltransferase, whose protein sequence is MILSGNVENQRRFFDLFSRSYHLMEFFTFGLANRTRKRFLRILNPSNEGIVCDLMCGNGNNIGILKKDFQCGKIIGVDVSDGMIRVARDRFGEEDVFYFNENALCSSVPSNHCDFVSCSFGLKTLQPEQRVLLISEVYRILKPSGTFVFMELSKPIGFVSIFWKFYFLFFLPLIARLFSYPFVKRKYLTDSIYDFGSIFSDETFYRSVFSKLRFFRWYGGIVTGVSGMKSEPSNVC, encoded by the coding sequence ATGATATTATCGGGTAACGTCGAGAATCAAAGGAGATTTTTCGATCTGTTTTCGAGGAGTTATCATCTGATGGAATTTTTTACCTTTGGGTTGGCCAATCGGACGAGAAAACGTTTTTTAAGAATTTTGAACCCTTCGAACGAAGGAATCGTCTGCGATTTGATGTGCGGAAACGGAAACAACATAGGAATTTTAAAAAAAGATTTTCAGTGCGGGAAAATCATCGGCGTGGACGTTTCCGACGGCATGATTCGAGTCGCGCGAGATCGTTTCGGAGAAGAGGACGTTTTTTATTTTAACGAAAACGCTTTGTGCTCTTCGGTTCCTTCGAATCACTGCGATTTTGTGAGTTGTAGCTTTGGACTTAAGACCTTACAACCCGAGCAGAGGGTTCTTTTGATTTCGGAAGTGTATCGAATTTTAAAACCTTCGGGAACCTTTGTGTTTATGGAATTGTCCAAACCTATCGGTTTCGTTTCCATATTCTGGAAATTTTATTTTTTGTTTTTTCTTCCTCTGATCGCAAGACTGTTTTCGTATCCGTTCGTGAAAAGGAAATATTTAACGGATTCGATTTATGACTTCGGAAGTATTTTTTCTGACGAAACGTTCTATCGTTCCGTATTTTCAAAATTGAGATTTTTTCGTTGGTATGGTGGAATCGTAACCGGAGTTTCCGGAATGAAATCTGAACCATCTAACGTTTGTTAA
- a CDS encoding beta-ketoacyl-ACP reductase has protein sequence MSKQFEGKVALVTGAASPRGLGRAIANTIAKEGGDIVVVDLNKEHIEQAATDIAKEFGVKTLGIPCNVTKPDDCEAVIAGVKEKFGKLDFLVNNAGVLKDNLFIRMSEQEFDFVLDVNLKGVFLMTKYASKLLLKAESGRIVNISSVSGLTGQPGQANYSSSKAGVIALTKVAAREFAGRNVLVNAVCPGFVQTDMTSSLPEEVQKKLTDPMFIPLRRPGTQQEIANAVKFFLSDQSNYITGTYLRVDGGAAIGM, from the coding sequence ATGTCTAAACAGTTTGAAGGGAAAGTAGCACTCGTTACCGGAGCGGCGTCTCCTCGCGGTCTCGGAAGAGCCATCGCAAATACAATCGCAAAAGAAGGAGGCGACATAGTCGTAGTCGACCTCAATAAAGAACATATCGAACAAGCCGCGACCGACATCGCTAAAGAATTCGGCGTTAAAACTTTAGGGATTCCCTGCAACGTCACCAAACCGGACGACTGTGAGGCCGTGATCGCGGGTGTTAAGGAGAAGTTCGGTAAATTGGATTTCCTCGTGAATAACGCGGGAGTACTTAAGGATAATCTTTTCATAAGAATGTCCGAACAAGAATTCGACTTCGTTCTCGACGTAAACTTAAAGGGAGTTTTCTTGATGACCAAGTATGCTTCCAAACTTCTTCTCAAAGCCGAGTCCGGAAGAATCGTAAACATTTCTTCCGTTTCCGGTCTTACGGGACAACCGGGACAAGCAAACTATTCCTCTTCCAAAGCGGGAGTGATCGCTCTTACAAAAGTTGCGGCAAGAGAATTTGCGGGAAGAAACGTTCTTGTAAACGCGGTATGTCCGGGTTTCGTTCAAACCGATATGACTTCCTCTTTACCGGAAGAGGTTCAAAAGAAATTGACCGATCCTATGTTCATTCCTTTGAGAAGACCTGGAACACAACAAGAGATCGCCAACGCGGTTAAGTTTTTCTTAAGCGATCAATCCAACTATATCACGGGAACGTATCTGAGAGTGGACGGAGGCGCCGCGATCGGAATGTAA
- a CDS encoding alpha/beta hydrolase: MQSSYNRPLEMVGPIEAVHLPGNPDAYTVILFHGYGANAYDLSPLSAYLDLPDGTNWLFPNGVLEIPVMPGYNGRAWFPIDMEALQRAMMTGGYRDFSDRYPAGLESAREKAMEMISTLGVPMEKIIIGGFSQGAMLATDIVLHSEVSPAGLLILSGTLISETDWKRLAEKKKEYKFFQSHGRMDQVLGYPAAKKLEQLLIGAGWKGEMIAFPGGHEIPEIVLRGMNLYLRNITG, translated from the coding sequence ATGCAGTCTTCTTACAATCGTCCTTTAGAAATGGTGGGTCCGATCGAAGCGGTTCATTTACCGGGAAACCCGGATGCATATACGGTGATTTTATTTCACGGTTACGGAGCGAACGCTTACGATCTTTCACCGCTCAGCGCGTACTTGGATCTTCCCGACGGAACCAATTGGTTGTTCCCCAACGGAGTTTTGGAAATTCCGGTGATGCCCGGTTACAACGGAAGGGCTTGGTTTCCGATCGATATGGAAGCCTTACAAAGAGCGATGATGACCGGAGGTTATCGGGATTTTTCGGATCGTTATCCTGCTGGTTTGGAAAGCGCGCGTGAAAAAGCGATGGAGATGATTTCCACTCTCGGTGTTCCGATGGAAAAGATCATCATCGGTGGATTCAGCCAAGGTGCGATGCTCGCAACGGACATCGTTCTTCATTCCGAAGTTTCTCCCGCGGGTTTGTTGATTCTTTCGGGAACGTTGATCAGCGAAACGGATTGGAAGAGACTCGCCGAAAAGAAGAAGGAATATAAATTCTTTCAGAGTCACGGAAGAATGGATCAGGTCCTCGGTTATCCCGCCGCGAAAAAACTGGAACAACTGTTAATCGGAGCCGGATGGAAAGGGGAAATGATCGCTTTTCCGGGTGGACACGAAATTCCCGAGATCGTACTTAGGGGTATGAACCTGTATCTCAGGAACATCACCGGATGA
- a CDS encoding FxLYD domain-containing protein: protein MEVVPFVLFFFLLIPALSWSKSNGELTLDGKYKYYNVGLQDQFTFLEINGQIENVSGKDHAEAFFTMNLYDKDDFLLESCRFAVQGLPVGHKRDFYASAKYVDPKLIKRFTIEFEDGN, encoded by the coding sequence ATGGAAGTTGTTCCTTTCGTATTATTTTTCTTTCTTTTAATTCCGGCTCTGAGTTGGAGCAAATCAAACGGGGAACTCACCCTCGACGGAAAATACAAATACTACAACGTCGGGCTTCAGGATCAGTTCACCTTTCTTGAAATCAACGGGCAGATAGAAAACGTTTCCGGCAAGGATCACGCGGAAGCTTTTTTCACCATGAACCTTTATGATAAGGACGATTTTCTATTGGAATCCTGCCGGTTCGCGGTTCAGGGATTACCCGTGGGTCATAAAAGGGATTTTTACGCGAGCGCCAAATACGTGGATCCGAAACTGATCAAACGGTTTACGATCGAGTTCGAAGACGGTAATTAA
- a CDS encoding SPFH domain-containing protein, with amino-acid sequence MNRFKFFLSCFLVFTLNCGSTVHPGQIGLFWKPFGITDVGLSQDPVLNGFYWLLPWNDIYTYSTQWDSHKEKVDVLTNDDLKIDVQAVIILRPIRAEIYQLHIEVGPEYYRSIVQPEFRASIRNVVSHHQMIQISKNSAVLAKDIKSAVVERTKGKHIEVFDVILDDIEYSPNMLHAIEAKLTKQQELEQQKYELEIAEKNIEIAKRKARADAEAQLIRADAQAKSQAIINEKLTTKYLQYKAFDNPNSKVIFIPQGKDNLPVVVSPKD; translated from the coding sequence ATGAATAGATTCAAATTCTTTCTTTCGTGTTTTTTGGTTTTCACCTTGAACTGCGGTTCCACCGTTCATCCGGGACAGATCGGATTGTTTTGGAAACCGTTCGGAATCACGGACGTCGGACTCAGTCAGGATCCCGTTCTCAACGGATTCTATTGGTTGCTTCCTTGGAACGATATTTATACGTATTCCACTCAGTGGGATTCTCATAAGGAAAAAGTGGACGTGCTCACCAACGACGACTTGAAGATAGACGTTCAAGCGGTGATTATTCTTCGTCCGATCCGGGCGGAAATTTATCAGCTTCATATCGAGGTCGGTCCCGAATATTACAGAAGTATTGTGCAACCCGAGTTCAGGGCTTCGATTCGAAACGTGGTTTCGCATCACCAGATGATTCAGATCTCCAAGAACAGCGCGGTTCTCGCAAAGGATATTAAGTCCGCGGTCGTGGAAAGAACCAAGGGCAAACACATCGAGGTGTTCGACGTGATTCTCGACGACATAGAATATTCTCCGAATATGTTACACGCGATCGAGGCGAAACTCACCAAACAACAGGAACTCGAACAACAGAAATACGAACTTGAAATCGCCGAAAAGAATATAGAGATCGCCAAAAGAAAAGCGAGAGCCGATGCGGAAGCGCAGTTGATTCGTGCGGATGCGCAGGCCAAGTCTCAGGCGATCATCAACGAGAAGTTGACCACAAAATATCTTCAGTATAAGGCTTTTGACAATCCGAACTCGAAGGTGATTTTTATTCCGCAAGGAAAGGACAATCTTCCGGTCGTAGTCAGCCCCAAAGATTAA
- a CDS encoding WGR domain-containing protein — protein sequence MRKHFIRSENGSENFWQIELSGYSLILSSGKKGSVGKRSIRIFETRDQCLKEFDKLVSSKSKSGFQESDHVPNFKTLSGNQNYLETWNRIVESSEPKEALRSHFQVLTETEECKEVLNQIVSKIEDIYVENDQFVFTLPWHYDEETKVHIRWSSPYLGKIHPSVPGSTAKFVSVFNGVSFNHDNDDFANLYVEGVRPYGEKSARVEGDGGWEEEILEEGEDWWISPLEIVEKDFGDVQCFGAYDECQNWFVFHPIVKNKFGELGITTVSHESCELDETVVRYGMGGFVLREIASWILDLQIDSGHDLSLSGSPVVTRNFQEFMAKKAVQLSENRPEVAKRLLEYDWHSLASYIHKTILKWVDFLSQDGAVNDEILVIDSYWDDAGEVVFLGFDWHSGSDYEDAISEGANFIEYILDFTPFYKSVLGNAPSSELSGDEITEILEDDYSITRDILAYLSVENLISVANGEDFKKLPLDEKGVYIAYSHYHDEEAEVAYHSSEGIKKEFFKSLFSTEGKNKKEREVPEDEQELIDDIVGDVMEDYPWVWKSTIEKGIDRIASNFHEHKERYQREFNRILEYKDKSSSDEDEITLMNLGMQMSSAALNRFLRENKPDPAGWVLQCYFDIYQSLGIGRNSTLKGNETGNSYNTAEYFAGDIIVFIAKYGGGKYLSLLEDLLPSDIQDARLAFNLACLNSLEKNKENVLRYTKLALHLGKPPSDFEDSDFDNFRHDSDFSGLFAATH from the coding sequence ATGAGAAAACACTTCATTCGTTCGGAAAACGGCTCCGAAAATTTTTGGCAAATCGAACTTTCGGGATATTCCTTGATTCTTTCCTCGGGAAAAAAAGGCTCCGTGGGCAAACGCTCCATTCGTATCTTCGAAACGCGAGATCAATGTCTCAAAGAATTCGATAAACTCGTGAGTTCAAAATCGAAATCCGGATTTCAAGAATCCGATCACGTTCCGAATTTCAAAACCCTGAGCGGAAATCAAAACTATCTCGAAACATGGAATCGTATCGTGGAATCTTCCGAGCCCAAGGAAGCGCTTCGTTCTCATTTTCAAGTTTTGACGGAAACGGAAGAATGTAAGGAAGTCCTCAATCAGATCGTTTCCAAAATCGAAGACATCTATGTTGAAAACGATCAATTCGTGTTTACTCTTCCTTGGCACTACGACGAAGAAACCAAAGTGCATATCCGATGGAGTTCTCCTTATCTCGGAAAAATTCATCCCTCCGTTCCGGGTTCGACCGCAAAGTTCGTGTCCGTTTTCAACGGAGTTTCCTTCAACCATGACAACGACGACTTCGCGAATCTTTATGTGGAAGGCGTTCGGCCTTACGGAGAAAAATCGGCCCGCGTAGAAGGAGACGGCGGTTGGGAAGAAGAAATTTTAGAAGAAGGAGAGGATTGGTGGATCTCCCCTCTTGAAATCGTGGAAAAGGATTTCGGAGACGTTCAATGTTTCGGGGCTTACGACGAATGTCAAAACTGGTTCGTATTTCACCCGATCGTCAAAAACAAATTCGGAGAACTCGGGATCACCACCGTCAGTCACGAATCCTGCGAGCTGGACGAAACGGTCGTTCGCTACGGAATGGGCGGTTTTGTTCTTCGGGAAATCGCTTCTTGGATTTTAGATCTCCAGATCGACTCGGGACACGATTTGTCGCTTTCCGGTTCGCCGGTCGTTACGAGAAACTTTCAAGAGTTCATGGCGAAAAAGGCCGTACAACTTTCCGAAAATCGTCCCGAGGTCGCCAAACGTCTGTTAGAGTATGATTGGCATTCTTTGGCTTCTTATATACACAAAACGATTTTGAAATGGGTCGACTTTCTTTCTCAAGACGGCGCGGTGAACGACGAGATTCTCGTGATCGATTCGTATTGGGACGACGCCGGTGAAGTTGTATTCTTAGGTTTCGATTGGCATTCCGGAAGCGACTACGAGGACGCGATCTCGGAAGGAGCGAACTTCATCGAATACATTCTCGACTTTACTCCGTTCTATAAATCCGTTTTGGGCAACGCTCCGAGTTCCGAATTGAGCGGAGACGAGATTACTGAAATCTTAGAAGACGACTATTCGATCACACGAGATATTCTCGCGTATCTTTCCGTCGAGAACTTGATCTCCGTCGCCAACGGAGAGGATTTTAAAAAACTTCCTTTGGACGAGAAAGGCGTTTATATCGCGTATTCGCATTATCACGACGAAGAAGCCGAAGTCGCTTATCATTCTTCCGAAGGAATCAAAAAGGAATTTTTCAAAAGTTTATTCTCGACCGAAGGTAAGAATAAAAAGGAAAGAGAGGTTCCCGAAGACGAACAGGAATTGATCGACGATATCGTCGGCGACGTCATGGAGGACTATCCATGGGTTTGGAAAAGTACGATCGAAAAAGGAATCGATCGGATCGCGAGCAACTTTCACGAACACAAAGAACGTTATCAAAGAGAGTTCAACAGAATTCTTGAATATAAGGACAAGTCTTCGAGCGACGAAGACGAAATCACTCTGATGAATTTGGGAATGCAGATGAGTTCCGCGGCTCTCAATCGTTTTTTAAGGGAGAATAAACCGGATCCTGCGGGCTGGGTGCTTCAGTGTTATTTCGATATTTATCAAAGTTTGGGAATCGGAAGAAACTCCACTCTCAAAGGAAACGAAACCGGTAACTCCTATAACACGGCCGAATACTTTGCGGGCGACATCATCGTATTCATCGCCAAATACGGCGGAGGTAAATATCTTTCCCTACTCGAGGATCTTTTACCTTCGGACATTCAAGACGCAAGACTTGCGTTCAACCTTGCTTGTTTGAATTCTTTGGAAAAAAACAAGGAGAACGTTCTGCGTTATACGAAACTGGCCCTTCACTTGGGAAAACCTCCGAGCGATTTCGAGGACAGCGATTTCGATAACTTCCGTCACGACTCCGACTTTTCCGGATTGTTTGCGGCCACACACTGA
- a CDS encoding phosphate signaling complex PhoU family protein encodes MSSKFDFLRKNLYSMAELCLEQVLLLDDALEKDDTELARKLIDRDDLIDNLEKQNDNLSQNAILEAVANRNSMGMDQVDGEVVLKRDPLRFALSAIRITRNLERMGDQIVNCAKCFRRGLIPNRFFCDEEILNKLLSRVITIVGMAVESLVEEKNRFYGSVHSVEEEINNLCQSAFLKFVMDPRLDKNQFADVYRLILCLERTGDYAVNIAEELVRLNTGMDIRHVSDPVQAIAKTTS; translated from the coding sequence ATGTCTTCCAAGTTCGACTTCCTTCGCAAAAATTTATACAGCATGGCCGAACTATGCCTGGAACAAGTCCTTCTTCTCGACGACGCTCTGGAAAAGGACGATACCGAACTTGCAAGAAAGCTAATCGACCGCGACGATCTCATCGACAATCTCGAAAAACAAAACGACAACCTTTCTCAAAACGCGATTTTGGAAGCGGTGGCAAACCGCAATTCCATGGGAATGGACCAAGTGGACGGAGAAGTCGTTCTCAAACGAGATCCTCTTCGTTTCGCGCTCTCCGCGATTCGAATCACGAGAAACTTGGAAAGAATGGGAGACCAGATCGTAAACTGCGCCAAATGTTTTCGAAGAGGTTTGATTCCGAATCGATTCTTTTGCGACGAGGAAATTCTCAACAAACTCTTATCCAGGGTCATCACAATCGTGGGAATGGCGGTCGAATCCTTAGTGGAAGAAAAGAATCGTTTCTATGGAAGCGTTCATTCCGTGGAAGAGGAAATCAACAATCTCTGCCAATCCGCCTTTCTTAAATTTGTGATGGATCCGAGATTGGATAAGAATCAATTTGCGGACGTATATCGACTCATTCTTTGTTTGGAAAGAACCGGTGACTACGCGGTGAACATCGCGGAAGAATTGGTTCGTTTGAACACCGGAATGGACATTCGTCACGTTTCCGATCCCGTTCAAGCAATCGCAAAAACCACAAGTTGA
- a CDS encoding PRC-barrel domain-containing protein: protein MQNEDNITSDDILGKEALDPEGQVLGVVVKLHIDRAEKKITGITIDQGFMKPDLFVGIDYVRTLGVDAILLNTIPFEKYKGLKVLNSDGSENGIVEEVISKNGKLEFLIVKTSINPLSKDRNKIPASKIQEIGDKILLKRKST from the coding sequence ATGCAAAACGAAGATAATATCACCTCGGACGATATTCTCGGTAAAGAAGCTCTCGATCCGGAGGGCCAGGTTCTCGGAGTTGTGGTAAAACTTCATATCGATCGGGCGGAAAAAAAGATCACCGGAATTACGATCGATCAAGGTTTTATGAAGCCGGATCTTTTTGTGGGAATCGATTACGTAAGAACTCTCGGAGTGGACGCGATTCTTCTGAACACGATCCCTTTCGAAAAGTACAAGGGTTTGAAAGTTCTAAACAGCGACGGTTCTGAAAACGGAATCGTGGAAGAAGTGATTTCCAAAAACGGAAAACTGGAATTTCTGATCGTAAAGACCTCCATCAATCCACTCTCAAAGGATAGAAATAAAATTCCGGCTTCCAAGATTCAGGAAATCGGAGACAAGATTTTGTTAAAAAGAAAATCTACTTGA
- a CDS encoding MAPEG family protein: MNPAIVALLGFLLWTLILGLWLVSIRTFKVLIKEKQSNEFPAGIKHGSEFYWRLNRAHVNCIENLPIFASLVLIGAFTGVIDETFALVSQIVFGARIFQTLSHLSSGSVLAVNARFTGFVTQYGCFAFLLWQILHKAGIV, encoded by the coding sequence ATGAATCCGGCAATCGTAGCGTTATTAGGCTTTTTACTTTGGACTCTTATACTCGGACTCTGGCTTGTGAGCATACGAACTTTCAAAGTGTTGATCAAAGAAAAACAATCGAACGAGTTCCCGGCGGGAATCAAACACGGAAGCGAATTCTATTGGAGACTCAACAGAGCTCACGTCAACTGCATCGAGAACCTTCCGATCTTTGCAAGTTTGGTTTTGATCGGAGCCTTTACGGGAGTTATAGACGAAACGTTCGCGCTCGTATCTCAAATCGTTTTCGGCGCGAGAATTTTCCAAACGCTTTCGCATCTCAGTTCCGGTTCCGTTCTCGCGGTCAACGCTCGTTTCACCGGCTTCGTAACTCAGTACGGATGTTTTGCATTTCTGCTTTGGCAGATTCTCCATAAAGCCGGAATCGTCTGA
- a CDS encoding WD40/YVTN/BNR-like repeat-containing protein: protein MNRLQSRSAFYIKFHLVLFCAFFLFVADCKKEDTIDETQLLMMTWCAQASYAPPKPITANEIKLFSSGSIATAYSRSGSYETNSKEEVTLSFSTDGVLFSNRTPTSPVKGGYTFGYSFQSEAAIYAINGETVTYKTSDAGNNWSPMKFESAYIGPIYVGPKSTGNYDGIWFTDASNGIRKGYVYNGSYSSEKFLDRTGDGGESWVRYPIGKQIGIYDLVMLSASEILYTASNSGSGMNVFRSTDGGANFNATNGPTSYRSKLFFLDSLNGWVGAANSLGKTVNGGASWTTVTHNLTGGSFWKVKFLTVNNGYALYGVDYSLMKLYKTTDGGATWTLIPLSFATTGIDGTFDSVTGKIAVSHKNYLYVSTNDFASYSTVDPGLTKHSYAYSNAVGNAACIPFSL, encoded by the coding sequence ATGAATCGTTTGCAATCGCGATCCGCGTTCTATATAAAATTCCACCTCGTTCTTTTTTGCGCTTTCTTCTTATTTGTCGCGGATTGTAAGAAAGAAGATACGATCGACGAAACGCAACTTTTGATGATGACCTGGTGCGCTCAAGCCTCGTATGCTCCGCCGAAGCCGATCACGGCAAACGAAATCAAACTCTTTTCTTCCGGTTCGATCGCGACCGCGTACAGTCGATCGGGTTCTTACGAAACCAATTCCAAAGAAGAAGTTACGTTATCGTTCAGCACGGATGGAGTTCTTTTTTCAAATCGAACTCCGACTTCTCCGGTTAAGGGCGGTTATACGTTCGGTTATTCATTTCAATCGGAAGCCGCGATTTATGCGATCAATGGGGAGACCGTAACGTATAAAACTTCGGATGCGGGTAACAATTGGTCTCCGATGAAATTCGAATCCGCTTATATAGGCCCCATCTATGTCGGTCCGAAATCTACCGGGAATTACGACGGGATTTGGTTTACGGATGCGTCGAACGGGATTCGCAAAGGATATGTTTATAACGGGAGTTATAGTTCCGAAAAATTTCTGGATCGAACCGGAGACGGAGGAGAATCTTGGGTTCGTTATCCGATCGGAAAACAAATCGGGATCTATGATCTTGTGATGCTTTCCGCTTCGGAGATTTTATACACCGCTTCGAATTCCGGTTCGGGGATGAACGTCTTTCGTTCGACCGACGGAGGTGCGAATTTTAATGCGACAAACGGTCCCACGTCGTATCGATCCAAACTTTTCTTTTTGGATTCTTTGAACGGTTGGGTGGGCGCCGCGAATTCCTTGGGGAAAACCGTAAACGGCGGAGCGTCTTGGACAACTGTGACGCATAACTTGACCGGGGGAAGTTTTTGGAAAGTGAAGTTCTTAACGGTGAACAACGGTTATGCGCTCTACGGAGTCGATTATTCTCTCATGAAACTTTATAAAACAACGGACGGAGGGGCGACTTGGACGCTGATTCCCTTGTCGTTTGCCACAACCGGTATCGATGGTACGTTCGACTCGGTGACTGGAAAGATCGCCGTTTCTCATAAAAATTATTTATACGTTTCGACGAACGATTTCGCTTCGTATTCCACGGTGGATCCGGGGCTTACGAAACATTCTTACGCGTATTCGAACGCGGTCGGAAATGCGGCCTGTATTCCATTCTCCCTTTGA
- a CDS encoding imelysin family protein, with protein sequence MRILEFTDIPSARTALARKIKILVLSVAIILPGIRCEDLGKITGTETLLVALFANASTGEFLNYSANQVAVPQFNRLVTATQDLKTSAAAYNTTQNATTLGDLQTKWLAARRIFKQCEVFYINRSYLPSNYFHRLDGYILGETSRPVASDLDTAAATTPSQSTVDSYPLTRKGFPALEYFIFNDGAGSAVAANINAANTGSAGRRAYIVSLANVIQLDALRLSNSWSNTSGNFAGELATGSGSFGGIKDAVDSFINGMVQLEYVNQDVRIGIPAGLTLAGTTQFPAKLESVYSDSAYKDLLSSLEGLELVYYGNAGESDARSLSYLVQFQNSALDARVKTKIATLKSLIQGRINASVTLKADLTGNLNFVNTEIYTRFKDLRVTFATEVIGILGANALPSNADGD encoded by the coding sequence ATGAGAATTTTAGAATTTACTGATATTCCTTCGGCGAGAACCGCGCTCGCCCGAAAAATCAAAATTTTGGTTCTCAGCGTTGCGATCATTCTTCCCGGAATTCGTTGCGAGGACCTCGGTAAAATCACAGGAACCGAAACCCTACTCGTGGCCTTGTTCGCAAACGCGAGTACCGGAGAATTTTTAAACTACTCCGCGAATCAAGTCGCGGTTCCTCAGTTCAACCGTCTTGTGACCGCGACTCAGGATTTGAAAACGAGCGCGGCCGCGTACAATACAACTCAGAACGCGACTACGTTAGGCGATCTTCAAACCAAATGGCTCGCCGCGAGAAGAATCTTCAAACAGTGCGAGGTCTTCTACATCAACCGTTCGTATCTTCCTTCCAATTATTTTCATAGATTGGACGGTTATATCTTAGGAGAAACGAGCAGACCCGTAGCCAGTGATTTGGATACGGCCGCGGCTACAACTCCAAGCCAAAGCACGGTCGATTCTTATCCGTTGACTCGAAAGGGTTTTCCTGCTCTCGAATATTTCATCTTCAATGACGGCGCGGGAAGCGCCGTGGCCGCAAACATCAACGCCGCAAACACGGGGAGCGCGGGTCGACGCGCGTATATCGTCTCGCTCGCAAACGTGATTCAATTGGACGCGCTTCGTCTTTCCAATTCTTGGAGCAATACTTCCGGAAACTTCGCCGGAGAATTGGCAACCGGAAGCGGTTCCTTCGGAGGAATCAAGGACGCGGTCGATTCGTTTATCAACGGAATGGTTCAGTTGGAATACGTAAACCAGGATGTTCGGATCGGAATTCCCGCGGGACTTACGTTAGCCGGAACCACGCAGTTTCCCGCTAAGTTGGAATCGGTTTACAGCGATTCGGCTTACAAGGATTTGTTGTCCTCTCTCGAAGGTTTGGAGCTTGTCTATTACGGAAACGCCGGAGAATCGGACGCAAGATCCCTCAGTTATCTCGTTCAATTTCAAAACAGCGCACTCGACGCGCGGGTGAAAACAAAGATAGCCACCTTAAAGTCTTTGATTCAAGGAAGAATCAACGCATCCGTAACTCTCAAAGCAGATCTGACCGGAAATCTAAATTTCGTAAACACCGAGATTTATACGCGTTTTAAGGATCTTCGAGTCACATTCGCGACCGAAGTGATCGGAATCTTAGGAGCCAACGCTCTTCCATCCAACGCGGACGGGGATTGA